The Streptomyces sp. NBC_00344 genome includes a window with the following:
- a CDS encoding DinB family protein — translation MIDDFAKDYLHNDLRVIREAMLWKLDGLGEYDIRRPVTSTGTNLLGLVKHLSIWESRYFGEVFDRPFPEPLPRWDDAGERGADMWATEHETREEIVDRYRRVWEHSDATITALAIDSPGYVPWWPRPNVKLFNILVHILTETSRHAGHADILREQLDKSTGTTAQYAAPQRDAAFWEAQCAEIERAAKAAVTNPDHTGPYDTTL, via the coding sequence GTGATCGATGATTTCGCGAAAGACTACCTACACAACGATCTGCGAGTGATTCGCGAGGCGATGCTCTGGAAGCTCGACGGGCTCGGCGAGTACGACATCCGCCGCCCCGTGACCTCGACGGGCACGAACCTTCTCGGCCTGGTCAAGCACCTGTCGATTTGGGAGTCCAGGTACTTCGGCGAGGTCTTCGACCGGCCGTTCCCCGAACCTCTGCCCCGGTGGGACGATGCCGGGGAACGAGGTGCGGACATGTGGGCGACCGAGCACGAGACGCGCGAGGAGATCGTCGACCGTTACCGTCGCGTCTGGGAGCACTCAGACGCGACGATCACCGCCCTCGCCATCGATTCTCCCGGCTACGTGCCCTGGTGGCCACGCCCCAACGTGAAACTGTTCAACATCCTGGTCCACATACTCACCGAGACCAGCCGGCACGCCGGACACGCCGACATCCTGCGCGAACAACTCGACAAGTCGACAGGCACAACAGCCCAGTACGCGGCTCCACAACGCGACGCGGCCTTTTGGGAAGCCCAGTGCGCAGAGATCGAGCGAGCCGCCAAAGCGGCCGTCACCAATCCCGATCACACTGGTCCCTACGACACCACGCTTTGA